In a single window of the Mustelus asterias chromosome 3, sMusAst1.hap1.1, whole genome shotgun sequence genome:
- the LOC144491890 gene encoding collagen alpha-1(VII) chain-like, giving the protein MKMWLMLVAVTQAVLITSLEAQSQKAMCRNVFAADIVYLVDGSSSIGRVNFEEVKDFIEATIHPFVNVIGQSAVRVGLVQYSDDPRVEFSFEDHGNGSQILTAIRNLRYKGGNTRTGAGLKYIADNFFGSVRLRRSVPKIAILITDGKSQDNVDRPALKLRSQDVKLFAVGIKNADKKELDDITSTPAKEYSFFVNDFKILRTLTPLVSRRVCSITGGALDAPDATQVPGGPSSLIFSDEGFESMRIRWTVAVGPVTGYKVQYTPLNALGLPISAELREITVRADESSALLQGLKPATEYVVTVIAQYANSIGESTSGKGRTKTLPGVLNFRVAKAERFKLKLAWKPPSFPLQGYRLAYRPRDLVLTVEGCALKGAQDEELPVIVAFCPL; this is encoded by the exons ATGAAGATGTGGCTGATGTTGGTTGCTGTAACTCAGGCGGTTCTCATCACTTCCTTGGAGGCTCAGTCTCAGAAAG CAATGTGCAGGAATGTCTTTGCCGCTGATATTGTCTACCTTGTGGATGGTTCCTCAAGCATCGGGAGAGTTAACTTTGAAGAAGTCAAAGACTTTATCGAAGCAACGATTCATCCGTTTGTAAATGTGATTGGTCAAAGTGCGGTCCGTGTTGGCTTGGTGCAATACAGCGACGACCCGAG GGTTGAGTTTTCTTTTGAAGACCATGGCAACGGATCCCAAATACTGACTGCCATCCGCAATTTGCGTTACAAAGGTgggaacacaagaacaggagcGGGACTGAAGTATATCGCGGACAACTTCTTTGGGTCGGTCAGATTGCGACGCAGTGTGCCCAAG ATTGCCATCTTGATAACGGACGGAAAATCACAGGATAACGTTGACCGACCAGCCTTAAAGTTGCGGAGCCAGGATGTGAAATTATTCGCTGTTG GGATAAAGAATGCAGATAAAAAGGAACTTGATGATATCACCTCAACACCCGCAAAGGAATATTCCTTCTTCGTGAATGACTTCAAAATCCTACGAACTCTCACACCACTTGTTTCACGGAGGGTTTGCTCCATTACGGGGGGAGCCTTAGACGCACCTGATG CtactcaggtccctggtggtcCTTCAAGTCTGATCTTCAGTGACGAGGGCTTTGAATCGATGCGGATCCGATGGACCGTGGCAGTCGGGCCTGTGACGGGGTATAAAGTCCAGTACACTCCCCTCAACGCACTGGGCCTTCCAATCTCAGCCGAGCTCCGAGAG ATTACTGTTCGCGCGGATGAAAGCTCGGCTCTTTTACAAGGACTGAAGCCCGCGACTGAATATGTGGTCACGGTGATAGCTCAGTACGCAAACAGCATCGGCGAATCCACCTCGGGGAAGGGGCGGACAA AGACCCTACCTGGAGTTTTGAATTTCCGAGTGGCCAAAGCTGAACGCTTTAAGCTGAAGTTGGCATGGAAACCACCATCTTTTCCTCTGCAAGGATATCGGCTAGCCTACAGACCTAGAG ATCTTGTGCTCACTGTGGAAGGTTGTGCTTTGAAGGGTGCACAAGATGAGGAGTTGCCAGTCATTGTGGCCTTTTGCCCTCTCTGA